In the genome of Desulfofarcimen acetoxidans DSM 771, one region contains:
- the nth gene encoding endonuclease III, which yields MSQLKKNRRAAEILKKLAEHYPDATTALNFSNEFELLVSVVLSAQSTDKQVNQVTRELFQKYRTPEDFAVLAPEELAEEIKGCGLYRNKAVFLVQIAKQLVSDYNSRVPANRQQLEALPGVGRKTANVVLSLAFGQDTLAVDTHVHRVAARLGLASGKNTLQTEKELLDVIPLLQRKDFHHRLITHGRKLCKARKPLCSSCFLSDLCPSNPLQPPGSVF from the coding sequence ATGTCTCAATTGAAGAAAAATAGAAGAGCGGCAGAAATCTTAAAAAAACTGGCAGAGCACTATCCTGACGCAACTACTGCTCTTAATTTTAGTAATGAATTTGAACTGCTGGTGTCTGTTGTCCTGTCGGCTCAGAGCACAGATAAGCAGGTTAATCAGGTTACGCGGGAGTTGTTTCAAAAATATCGTACGCCGGAGGACTTTGCGGTTCTCGCACCGGAGGAACTGGCGGAAGAAATTAAAGGTTGCGGCCTATATAGAAACAAGGCGGTTTTTTTAGTGCAAATTGCCAAACAATTGGTATCTGACTATAATTCCCGTGTACCGGCAAACAGACAGCAACTGGAAGCACTGCCCGGAGTAGGCAGAAAAACCGCCAATGTAGTCTTGAGCCTGGCCTTTGGACAGGACACTTTAGCTGTAGACACTCATGTGCACAGGGTTGCCGCCAGATTAGGCCTGGCCTCGGGTAAAAATACTCTGCAGACAGAAAAGGAACTTTTGGATGTTATCCCTTTACTGCAAAGAAAGGATTTTCATCACCGGCTCATTACACACGGGCGAAAGCTATGCAAGGCCAGAAAGCCTCTCTGCAGTTCTTGTTTTCTCAGTGATTTGTGCCCAAGTAACCCGTTGCAACCACCTGGCAGCGTTTTTTAA
- a CDS encoding glycoside hydrolase family 57 protein, producing MPQGYLSLVLHAHLPYVRHPEHENFLEERWLFEAITETYIPLISVFDSLVYDNVPFRITFSMSPPLLSMLTDPLLQDRYIKHLNKLIELVEKELGRTYGSPFHEVAKMYRDRLHEAREIFCGRYNRNLVSAFKKFMDAGRLEITTCAATHGFFPLMLHQETARGQIKTAIDLHTKHLGQPPEGIWLPECGYTPGIDKILKEFNIKFFFVDTHGIMYASHRPRFGVFAPIFCPSGVAAFGRDIESSKQVWSKDEGYPGDGTYREFYRDIGFDLDFDYIKPYIHPDGIRIHTGIKYYRITGKTHDKQVYDPRLADRIAATHAGNFMFNRELQVRHLTTLMDRPPIIVAPYDAELFGHWWYEGPLWLNYLIRKMAYDQDTVKLITPGEYLKMFPCNQIATPCASTWGNKGYNEVWLNTSNDWIYRHLHAASERMVELAKNYPQAEGDLRRALNQAARELLLAQSSDWAFIISTNTMVNYAIKRTKQHLVNFNRLYEEIKYNRIDTGWLYYLEYQNNIFPDINYENYQPVKGILPSAVNN from the coding sequence ATGCCCCAAGGCTACCTGTCACTGGTCTTACATGCACACCTGCCCTATGTAAGGCACCCGGAACACGAAAATTTTCTGGAAGAAAGATGGCTGTTCGAAGCCATTACAGAGACTTATATTCCCTTGATATCTGTTTTCGACAGTTTAGTTTACGACAATGTACCATTTCGAATAACATTTTCCATGTCACCGCCACTCTTATCTATGTTAACAGATCCCTTACTGCAGGATAGATATATTAAACACCTCAATAAACTTATTGAGTTAGTGGAAAAAGAATTGGGCCGCACCTACGGCAGTCCTTTTCACGAAGTGGCTAAAATGTACAGAGATCGCCTTCATGAAGCCCGTGAAATATTCTGCGGCAGGTATAATCGCAATTTGGTCAGTGCTTTTAAAAAATTTATGGATGCCGGCCGGCTGGAAATAACTACTTGCGCGGCTACTCACGGTTTTTTTCCGCTGATGCTGCACCAGGAAACCGCCAGGGGACAGATTAAAACCGCCATCGACCTGCATACAAAACATCTCGGACAACCTCCGGAAGGCATATGGCTTCCAGAGTGCGGCTATACTCCGGGCATAGATAAAATATTAAAAGAATTTAATATCAAGTTTTTCTTTGTAGACACTCACGGCATTATGTATGCCTCGCACCGGCCGCGTTTTGGTGTTTTTGCTCCTATTTTTTGTCCCAGCGGGGTAGCTGCTTTCGGGCGTGATATAGAATCCTCAAAACAAGTCTGGAGTAAAGATGAAGGTTATCCGGGAGACGGCACCTACCGTGAATTCTACCGGGATATAGGCTTTGATTTGGATTTTGATTATATTAAGCCTTATATTCACCCGGACGGTATTCGGATACATACAGGTATAAAATATTATCGCATCACCGGTAAAACACATGACAAACAGGTTTATGATCCCCGGTTGGCCGACCGCATAGCCGCAACTCACGCCGGAAACTTTATGTTCAATCGTGAATTGCAAGTAAGGCACCTGACAACGCTAATGGACAGGCCTCCTATCATTGTTGCTCCTTATGACGCGGAACTTTTCGGTCACTGGTGGTATGAAGGTCCCCTGTGGTTAAATTATTTAATCAGAAAAATGGCCTATGACCAGGATACGGTCAAATTGATAACACCCGGTGAATATCTTAAAATGTTTCCCTGCAATCAGATAGCCACACCCTGTGCATCCACCTGGGGCAATAAAGGCTATAACGAGGTATGGCTGAATACCTCTAATGACTGGATTTACCGTCATTTGCACGCCGCAAGTGAAAGAATGGTAGAACTGGCTAAAAACTATCCGCAGGCAGAAGGTGATTTAAGGCGTGCGTTAAACCAAGCGGCCAGGGAACTGCTTCTGGCCCAAAGCAGCGACTGGGCCTTTATAATAAGTACAAACACCATGGTTAACTACGCCATTAAGCGGACCAAGCAGCATCTCGTGAATTTCAACAGATTATATGAAGAAATAAAATACAACCGGATTGATACCGGTTGGCTGTATTATTTAGAATATCAAAATAATATTTTCCCTGATATAAACTATGAAAATTACCAGCCTGTCAAAGGCATTCTGCCCAGTGCAGTCAACAATTAA
- the trmL gene encoding tRNA (uridine(34)/cytosine(34)/5-carboxymethylaminomethyluridine(34)-2'-O)-methyltransferase TrmL, with the protein MHIVLVEPEIPANTGNIVRTCAATSSVLHLVRPLGFSTEDKYLKRAGLDYWYLVEIYYHDSFEALKEKYPLGTFYYVSTKAARHYCDVEYGPGDFLVFGKETRGLPESLLQANSGNCVRIPMVSDARSLNLANSVAIVLYEALRQQAFAGLETAGRVNPQLQGTCTKP; encoded by the coding sequence TTGCATATTGTTTTAGTTGAACCGGAAATTCCAGCCAATACAGGCAATATCGTGCGCACCTGTGCCGCTACCTCTTCTGTTTTGCATCTGGTGCGCCCTTTGGGGTTTTCTACTGAGGATAAATATTTAAAACGGGCGGGTCTGGATTACTGGTATTTAGTAGAGATATATTATCACGACAGTTTTGAGGCTTTAAAGGAAAAATACCCGCTTGGCACTTTTTATTATGTCAGTACCAAGGCTGCCAGGCACTATTGTGATGTTGAGTACGGTCCTGGTGATTTCTTGGTATTTGGCAAGGAAACCAGAGGATTGCCGGAAAGTTTATTGCAGGCCAACAGCGGGAACTGTGTGCGCATACCCATGGTTTCTGACGCCCGCTCGTTAAATTTAGCCAATTCTGTAGCTATTGTTTTATATGAAGCCTTAAGACAGCAGGCTTTTGCCGGCTTAGAGACAGCAGGCAGGGTCAACCCGCAATTGCAAGGTACTTGTACGAAGCCTTAA
- a CDS encoding DUF4912 domain-containing protein: MTTIVPWIIGVAVLFLAAFIVYKQIIQRQSKHASKKPGDFAQETSEELAPVQIKYTEPSAHKEPELHLPQAYGFDRMVLMVRDPDWLYAYWEITATKQEEFYHNLGFNAWENSHPVLRVYDVTGVCFNGENANSYLDISVNDDADSWHINVGKANCSFCVDIGRKLSDGRFITLLRSNVVTTPRVALSECLDEEWMWIEGIYRYMGKWKYGLSSAALLEQLGPTGGIIPSGVSSPGFHQENPKH; this comes from the coding sequence ATGACTACCATTGTTCCATGGATAATCGGGGTAGCAGTATTATTTCTGGCAGCATTTATCGTTTATAAACAAATTATTCAGCGCCAGAGCAAGCATGCAAGTAAAAAGCCAGGCGATTTTGCACAGGAAACCAGCGAAGAATTAGCACCTGTACAAATTAAATACACAGAACCCTCAGCACATAAGGAGCCTGAACTGCACCTTCCCCAAGCTTACGGCTTCGACCGCATGGTTTTAATGGTACGTGATCCTGATTGGCTGTATGCTTATTGGGAAATTACAGCTACCAAACAGGAGGAATTCTATCATAATCTGGGCTTTAATGCCTGGGAAAATTCCCATCCCGTCCTGCGTGTCTATGATGTGACCGGTGTTTGTTTTAACGGGGAAAATGCTAACAGCTATCTTGACATATCTGTAAATGATGATGCTGATAGCTGGCATATTAATGTCGGCAAAGCAAACTGCTCCTTTTGCGTGGACATAGGAAGAAAGTTATCTGACGGCAGATTCATTACATTACTCAGATCAAATGTTGTCACTACACCCAGGGTTGCCTTGTCCGAATGCCTGGATGAGGAATGGATGTGGATTGAAGGAATTTATCGCTATATGGGAAAGTGGAAGTATGGTCTCAGTTCAGCCGCCCTATTGGAGCAATTAGGTCCTACAGGAGGCATTATACCCAGCGGTGTCAGTTCCCCAGGATTTCATCAGGAAAACCCAAAACATTAA
- a CDS encoding CoA-binding protein produces the protein MNDKDRSVDVLPNPSEQEIKFLLQNSKKIAIVGLSNKPERDSYMVAAYLKKQGYKIFPVNPGIKEVLGEKAYPSLSDIPEPVDIVNIFRRSSDVPPIIAEAIRLKEKSVWLQLGIVNEEAAQAARAAGLTVVMDRCIKVDHYRLLCEI, from the coding sequence ATGAATGACAAGGATAGGAGTGTTGATGTGCTGCCAAATCCCAGTGAACAGGAAATTAAGTTCTTGCTGCAAAACAGTAAAAAAATCGCTATTGTTGGTTTATCCAATAAACCGGAACGGGACAGTTATATGGTGGCTGCTTACCTAAAAAAACAGGGTTACAAAATATTTCCTGTTAATCCTGGCATTAAAGAAGTATTAGGTGAAAAAGCTTATCCTTCGTTATCAGATATTCCTGAGCCGGTGGATATAGTTAATATTTTTAGACGCAGTTCTGATGTACCCCCGATCATTGCTGAGGCCATTCGCCTGAAAGAGAAGTCGGTTTGGCTGCAGCTAGGCATAGTTAATGAAGAAGCAGCCCAGGCCGCCAGAGCAGCCGGACTTACAGTGGTAATGGATCGCTGTATTAAAGTAGATCATTACAGGCTGCTCTGTGAAATTTAA